Proteins found in one Pelmatolapia mariae isolate MD_Pm_ZW linkage group LG7, Pm_UMD_F_2, whole genome shotgun sequence genomic segment:
- the LOC134632320 gene encoding C-C motif chemokine 4 homolog: protein MKATVGLLLLLLTVYCWAAGPEGLDEMAPGECCFHFFTGNIPVKNIVSVTKTHSSCLEKAFVIHTAKGKRFCVGHTVTWAQDAFNKEQNSD from the exons ATGAAGGCCACAGTGGgactgctgcttctgctgctcaCTGTTTATTGCTGGGCTGCTGGAC cTGAAGGATTGGATGAGATGGCTCCTGGAGAATGCTGTTTCCATTTCTTTACAGGAAACATACCAGTGAAGAACATAGTCTCTGTCACCAAGACTCACAGCAGCTGTCTGGAAAAAGCATTTGT GATCCATACAGCCAAAGGAAAACGCTTCTGCGTGGGTCACACTGTCACCTGGGCTCAAGATGCTTTTaacaaagagcagaacagtGACTAA